A section of the Methanoregula formicica SMSP genome encodes:
- a CDS encoding methyl-accepting chemotaxis protein: MELEEFERILTKARDGDFSVRVDEYKVSSEYRSLAKLLNGTLEKAEFSDTLRRRADLMIKHNPMAIAILKKDKSRIAINKMYEKMWEGTHDELMKKKLYDFDIKILSGEDFYACFTTKKLSITECFVKFPNGKQKYLTLYALPVLDKNGDIDGAFYIWADYTELHEKIEAAQEAERRVNAMIQDNPLAIAVLRKDKSRISINKQYEIAWCGTHEELMKKKLYDFDITVLSGEHFYACFETKKLAVTEALVKFPDGVKKYLTLYAIPILDEKGDIDGAFYVWVDYTDLHEKMDAVKAMEYRVDSMIQNNPLAIAVLRKDKSRISINKQYEIAWEGTHEELMKKKLYDFDIKVLSGEDFYACFTTKKLAITEALVTFPGGKKKYLTLNAIPILDQQGELDGAFYVWVDYTDAHTKMEEIQKLMDNSKEAQEALAASATELGKSLTLMAQGDLCVRTNILEGDPLAQLKDDFNKAIESIQPVMLELEKAATQMKVTTDDTSKSTQEISKSTEQVAIQSQKSTDGAKKQMEEIERISKDVSDLSASIEEIASTSHTLMEHAGKAASEGNTAAELGKVATGKMQVVEKISGESVNEITALNEQMKKISDIVKMIADISSQTNLLALNAAIEAARAGEHGRGFAVVAGEVRNLAGESKSATGKIEELINTIQASSNKTAAAINSSYKEIQAGIESVNKTVEALNRITAESNIVAQGVNEITKATEAQAEATTRVMQGMEETNTITRENQERMEDMAALAEETSASTEEIASASSELANMAETLKTKMGAFKLR; this comes from the coding sequence ATGGAGTTAGAAGAATTTGAAAGAATACTGACCAAAGCCCGTGACGGGGATTTCTCTGTTCGTGTTGATGAATACAAGGTTTCTTCTGAATACCGTTCCCTTGCCAAGCTGCTGAATGGCACGCTGGAGAAGGCAGAATTCAGTGACACTCTGAGACGCCGTGCTGATCTGATGATCAAGCACAATCCCATGGCTATCGCTATCCTTAAAAAAGATAAGTCGAGGATCGCGATCAACAAGATGTATGAAAAGATGTGGGAAGGAACTCACGATGAGCTGATGAAGAAGAAGCTCTACGATTTTGATATTAAAATCCTTTCCGGGGAAGACTTCTATGCCTGTTTCACGACAAAGAAACTCTCTATCACCGAATGTTTTGTCAAGTTCCCCAATGGGAAGCAGAAATACCTGACGCTCTACGCGCTGCCGGTCCTCGACAAGAACGGGGACATTGACGGAGCTTTCTATATCTGGGCGGACTACACCGAGCTTCACGAAAAAATCGAGGCTGCCCAGGAAGCGGAACGCAGGGTCAACGCGATGATCCAGGACAACCCGCTCGCAATCGCCGTCTTACGAAAGGACAAGAGCCGGATCTCCATCAACAAGCAATACGAGATTGCCTGGTGCGGAACACACGAGGAACTGATGAAGAAGAAGCTGTATGACTTCGATATCACGGTCCTCTCAGGAGAGCACTTCTATGCCTGTTTCGAGACCAAGAAACTCGCGGTTACCGAGGCCCTCGTCAAGTTCCCGGATGGCGTGAAGAAATACCTCACGCTCTATGCAATCCCGATCCTTGACGAAAAGGGTGACATTGATGGTGCGTTCTACGTGTGGGTGGACTACACAGACCTCCACGAGAAGATGGATGCAGTCAAGGCAATGGAGTACCGCGTTGACAGCATGATCCAGAACAACCCGCTCGCAATCGCCGTCTTACGAAAGGACAAGAGCCGGATCTCTATCAACAAGCAGTACGAGATCGCCTGGGAGGGGACCCACGAGGAGCTGATGAAGAAGAAGCTGTATGACTTCGACATCAAGGTCCTCTCCGGGGAAGATTTCTATGCCTGCTTCACCACAAAGAAACTCGCGATCACCGAAGCGCTGGTAACGTTCCCCGGCGGCAAGAAGAAGTACCTGACCCTCAATGCAATCCCGATCCTCGACCAGCAGGGCGAACTGGACGGTGCGTTCTACGTGTGGGTGGACTATACTGATGCGCACACCAAGATGGAGGAGATCCAGAAATTAATGGACAACTCCAAGGAGGCGCAGGAAGCCCTTGCCGCCAGTGCAACCGAGCTGGGTAAGTCACTGACGCTCATGGCCCAGGGAGATCTATGCGTCCGCACAAATATCCTTGAAGGCGATCCGCTTGCACAACTCAAGGATGACTTCAACAAGGCGATCGAGTCCATCCAGCCGGTCATGCTGGAGCTTGAGAAGGCTGCTACCCAGATGAAGGTCACGACCGACGACACGAGCAAGAGCACGCAGGAGATCTCCAAGTCTACCGAACAGGTAGCCATCCAGTCCCAGAAGTCCACGGACGGCGCCAAGAAGCAGATGGAAGAGATCGAGCGGATCAGCAAGGACGTGTCCGACCTCTCGGCATCCATTGAGGAGATTGCCAGCACTTCGCACACCCTCATGGAGCACGCGGGCAAGGCAGCATCTGAAGGCAACACGGCAGCAGAACTCGGCAAGGTAGCGACCGGCAAGATGCAGGTTGTCGAGAAGATCTCCGGTGAGAGCGTGAACGAGATCACGGCGCTCAACGAACAGATGAAGAAGATCTCTGACATCGTCAAGATGATCGCCGACATCTCCAGCCAGACAAACCTGCTTGCCCTCAACGCGGCAATCGAAGCCGCACGTGCGGGCGAACACGGCCGGGGCTTTGCGGTTGTTGCCGGAGAAGTTCGGAACCTTGCGGGCGAGTCCAAGTCTGCAACCGGCAAGATCGAGGAACTGATCAACACCATCCAGGCAAGTTCCAACAAGACCGCTGCGGCCATCAACAGCTCCTACAAGGAGATCCAGGCAGGCATCGAGAGCGTGAACAAGACCGTGGAAGCTCTCAACCGGATCACCGCGGAGTCCAACATTGTGGCGCAGGGTGTCAACGAGATCACGAAGGCGACCGAGGCACAGGCCGAGGCAACGACCCGCGTGATGCAGGGAATGGAAGAGACAAACACCATCACACGGGAGAACCAGGAGCGGATGGAAGATATGGCCGCACTCGCAGAAGAAACCAGCGCGTCAACCGAAGAGATCGCGAGCGCGTCGTCAGAACTGGCCAACATGGCCGAGACCCTGAAGACGAAGATGGGCGCTTTCAAGCTGAGGTAG
- a CDS encoding GNAT family N-acetyltransferase → MAAVSPGICLLDYSLRDSGWLDEYGGRKGTEILVAEDRDGMIGFSLLARKDGGSAEFRIALHPHRPGQGLGRPVAILVPAHGFSDAACEKIILLVRKNNPRAQRLYESLRFSPCGECTELVNGEQVSFPQMEIDRKTFEGVMKP, encoded by the coding sequence ATGGCCGCCGTATCCCCCGGAATTTGCCTGCTTGACTACTCGCTCCGTGACAGCGGCTGGCTCGATGAATATGGCGGGCGCAAGGGAACGGAGATTCTTGTTGCAGAAGACAGGGACGGGATGATCGGTTTCTCTCTCCTGGCAAGAAAGGACGGTGGCAGCGCAGAGTTCCGGATCGCCCTCCACCCGCACCGGCCCGGTCAGGGTCTGGGAAGGCCTGTCGCGATCCTGGTGCCCGCGCACGGCTTTTCCGATGCGGCCTGTGAGAAGATCATCCTGCTCGTGAGAAAGAATAATCCCCGGGCACAGCGATTGTACGAATCACTCCGGTTCTCTCCCTGCGGCGAATGCACGGAACTGGTGAACGGCGAACAGGTCTCATTCCCGCAAATGGAGATCGACAGGAAAACCTTCGAAGGTGTGATGAAACCATGA
- a CDS encoding CheR family methyltransferase: MDGFDLLKRYIEQTLKIQCGNYKEDYIKRRLLSRMRSTNAADYNEYLRYLKANPPELEVLRKALTINVTEFFRDGDVYDVLRKEVLPNLFAKRKRLRIWCAGCSTGEEPYSIAMIIHEMMAQNKELSGQIFATDIDKVVLAKAQEGIYTQKAMAKLSESQIHRHFTKLADGNYQVKDHLKELIRFRPHDLMSGTPISRWLDLITCRNVTIYFTEKQKDDLARLFHGALVSDGYYIMGKTEYLGRQVENLFVAKNSVQKVFVKKE, translated from the coding sequence ATGGATGGCTTTGACCTCTTAAAGCGCTATATCGAGCAAACCCTGAAGATCCAGTGCGGGAACTACAAAGAAGATTACATCAAGCGCCGTCTCCTCTCGCGGATGCGGTCGACCAATGCCGCAGATTACAACGAATACCTCAGGTACCTCAAGGCAAACCCGCCGGAACTGGAGGTTCTCAGGAAGGCGCTCACCATCAATGTGACGGAGTTCTTCCGGGATGGCGATGTGTACGATGTCTTACGTAAGGAAGTTCTCCCGAACCTCTTCGCAAAGCGCAAACGGCTTCGGATCTGGTGTGCCGGGTGCTCGACCGGTGAAGAACCCTACTCGATTGCCATGATCATCCACGAGATGATGGCACAGAACAAGGAACTTTCCGGCCAGATCTTTGCAACGGATATCGACAAAGTTGTGCTCGCGAAAGCGCAGGAAGGAATCTACACTCAGAAGGCGATGGCCAAGTTATCGGAGAGCCAGATCCACCGGCATTTCACGAAGCTCGCTGACGGGAACTACCAGGTGAAGGATCATCTCAAGGAACTCATCCGTTTCCGGCCGCATGACCTGATGAGCGGCACCCCGATATCCCGGTGGCTTGACCTCATCACCTGCAGGAATGTCACCATCTACTTTACCGAGAAACAGAAGGACGATCTGGCCCGGCTCTTCCACGGGGCGCTCGTCAGCGACGGGTATTATATCATGGGCAAGACCGAGTATCTCGGGAGACAGGTGGAGAACCTGTTCGTTGCGAAAAATTCCGTCCAGAAAGTCTTTGTCAAGAAAGAATAA
- a CDS encoding cysteine hydrolase family protein, whose translation MSEALLVIDVQNEYFTGKLPVTYPHGSIVTILQAMDAAHAARMPVIVIRHSNRAAGAATFVPGTPGWELHPEVKKRPHDVLIEKTLPGSFTGTNLEAWLKQHKITTVTIAGYMTQMCCDTTARQAFHHGYTVNFLSDATGTLAITNSAGSVRAEELHRAILVTQQMRFSQVMNTVEWIQSLSLFLS comes from the coding sequence ATGAGCGAAGCATTGCTGGTCATCGATGTGCAGAACGAATATTTCACCGGAAAACTGCCGGTCACGTACCCGCACGGGAGCATTGTCACCATCCTGCAGGCAATGGATGCTGCGCATGCGGCCCGCATGCCGGTTATCGTTATCCGGCATTCAAACCGGGCAGCCGGTGCTGCAACGTTTGTTCCCGGGACCCCCGGATGGGAGCTCCACCCTGAGGTAAAGAAGCGCCCGCATGATGTCCTGATAGAGAAGACCCTGCCCGGCAGCTTTACCGGGACAAACCTCGAAGCATGGCTGAAGCAGCACAAGATCACCACGGTTACGATTGCCGGCTACATGACGCAGATGTGCTGCGACACGACTGCCCGTCAGGCATTCCACCATGGCTACACGGTAAACTTTTTATCAGATGCAACCGGGACCCTTGCCATCACGAACAGCGCGGGCTCAGTCCGCGCTGAGGAGCTCCACCGCGCAATCCTCGTTACCCAGCAGATGCGGTTCTCGCAGGTGATGAATACCGTGGAATGGATACAGTCGCTCTCGCTCTTCCTATCGTGA
- a CDS encoding chemotaxis protein CheW yields MASTIDIVEFELGGERYALDIQLAREIVEMIPITPIPRAPAYISGVINLRGEITNIMNLNTLLGLPDQEVRTNQKIIVLVPEATGGSNVGIIVDDVSSVIQVSESDVDKVGEGFGSDSSAFVKGIIKMKTEEAVADTKKNLIIWIDMEKVIRDLVEK; encoded by the coding sequence ATGGCATCTACCATCGATATTGTCGAGTTCGAGCTGGGCGGCGAGCGGTACGCACTCGATATCCAGCTGGCTAGGGAGATCGTGGAGATGATCCCTATCACTCCTATTCCCCGGGCACCGGCATACATCTCCGGCGTCATCAACCTCCGTGGTGAAATAACGAACATCATGAACCTGAACACCCTGCTCGGCCTGCCCGACCAGGAGGTCAGGACCAACCAGAAGATCATCGTTCTCGTACCGGAAGCGACCGGAGGGAGCAATGTCGGGATTATTGTGGATGATGTGAGCAGTGTCATCCAGGTATCGGAATCCGATGTCGACAAGGTCGGCGAAGGGTTCGGCTCTGACAGTTCGGCCTTTGTCAAGGGGATCATCAAAATGAAAACAGAGGAAGCGGTAGCTGATACCAAGAAGAACCTGATCATCTGGATTGACATGGAGAAAGTCATAAGGGATCTTGTAGAGAAGTAG
- the ade gene encoding adenine deaminase, with product MTPFCKPVIDAARGMGPADVIFEDATIFNPFTCSWDEGTLAVKDGIVLGTGDYEGNKTRNCSGKYLVPGLIDAHVHIESSLLRPSEYARLVALHGTGTVIADPHEIANIAGEKGLEYMLAAREGAAVDILYMLPSCVPATPADVGGAVLDAGSLRQFVGREGILGLGEMMNFPGVLSADPGVGEKIALAGIRDGHAPMLSGKDLNAYILAGLQSDHECTTFAEAEEKLRNGMYIFVREGSTEKNIEALLPLVTEKTVSRCCFATDDCHADLLMEDGHIDRCIRKAVVCGLMPELAIRMATLSPAERFGLHDRGALSPGRRADFCMIDDPEKFVVQEVFRNGTAVTAAAPVPAAPFPPSIRCRPPQPEAIQVSGSGRARVIGLVPGQIVTEALTYQCSAAGIPDRKQDIQKVVVCNRYHNAPPGLGLVHGFGFWDGAIACSISHDAHNIVATGTSDDAILQALREVVRSQGGMVAACGNEMTVLPLDCAGLMSTLPYNEVADRLKALHKTTDRIGGIDNPFMYLSFLALTVIPALRVTDRGVFDGVAFRDVPLFDA from the coding sequence ATGACGCCTTTTTGTAAACCTGTTATCGATGCAGCCCGGGGCATGGGACCTGCGGATGTGATCTTTGAGGACGCAACGATTTTCAACCCGTTCACCTGTTCGTGGGACGAGGGTACTCTGGCAGTGAAGGACGGGATCGTTCTCGGGACTGGCGATTATGAAGGAAACAAGACCCGGAACTGCTCGGGGAAGTACCTTGTCCCCGGCCTGATCGATGCCCATGTCCACATCGAGAGCTCGCTGCTTAGGCCTTCCGAGTATGCCCGCCTTGTCGCACTCCACGGCACCGGTACGGTTATTGCCGACCCTCACGAGATCGCAAACATTGCTGGTGAGAAGGGCCTTGAGTATATGCTCGCGGCACGGGAAGGCGCAGCGGTTGACATCCTGTACATGCTCCCTTCCTGTGTGCCGGCAACACCCGCTGATGTGGGCGGGGCCGTGCTGGATGCCGGAAGCCTCCGGCAGTTCGTGGGCAGGGAAGGCATTCTCGGCCTTGGCGAGATGATGAACTTCCCCGGCGTCCTTTCTGCTGATCCCGGGGTTGGAGAAAAAATCGCGCTTGCAGGCATCCGCGACGGGCACGCCCCGATGCTCTCCGGAAAGGACCTCAACGCGTATATTCTTGCCGGTCTCCAGAGCGACCACGAGTGCACGACGTTTGCAGAAGCGGAAGAGAAACTCAGGAACGGCATGTACATCTTTGTCCGGGAAGGTTCGACCGAGAAGAATATCGAGGCTCTCCTCCCGCTCGTTACTGAAAAAACTGTATCGCGCTGCTGCTTTGCCACCGACGACTGCCACGCCGACCTGCTCATGGAGGACGGTCACATTGACCGGTGTATCCGGAAGGCTGTTGTCTGCGGCCTCATGCCGGAACTAGCCATCCGTATGGCCACGCTCTCGCCTGCTGAGCGTTTCGGCCTCCATGACCGCGGGGCGCTCTCCCCCGGGCGGCGGGCGGACTTCTGCATGATCGATGATCCGGAGAAGTTTGTCGTACAAGAAGTTTTCCGAAATGGAACTGCAGTGACAGCCGCCGCACCGGTCCCCGCTGCACCGTTCCCTCCGTCCATCCGCTGCAGGCCACCGCAACCGGAAGCGATTCAGGTTTCCGGCAGCGGCAGGGCACGGGTGATCGGGCTCGTGCCTGGCCAGATCGTCACGGAGGCGCTCACGTATCAGTGCAGTGCCGCAGGCATTCCGGACCGGAAGCAGGATATCCAGAAGGTGGTTGTCTGCAACCGGTACCACAACGCGCCCCCGGGCCTCGGCCTGGTGCATGGCTTCGGGTTCTGGGACGGCGCGATTGCGTGCAGTATCTCCCATGATGCGCACAATATCGTTGCAACCGGCACCAGCGACGATGCAATCCTGCAGGCACTACGCGAGGTTGTCCGTTCACAGGGCGGCATGGTTGCCGCCTGTGGAAACGAGATGACGGTGCTCCCGCTTGACTGTGCAGGCCTGATGTCAACGCTTCCCTACAATGAGGTTGCGGACCGGCTGAAAGCGCTGCACAAAACAACCGACAGGATTGGCGGGATCGACAACCCGTTCATGTACCTCTCGTTCCTCGCGCTCACGGTAATCCCTGCCCTCCGGGTCACGGACAGGGGCGTCTTCGATGGCGTTGCGTTCCGGGACGTCCCGCTGTTTGATGCATAA
- a CDS encoding DMT family transporter, whose product MFWALLSGIGACADAGYYIVNKKFLRSVDPDLLAASGFLFTSLFLLSTSFCRGIPPLGPDFAMAVTATVAINIIGTTLAFRALKSTDISLAVPMLSFTPLFLIVTAAVMLHEIPSVIGIGGILILVSGSYVLNTAAEHESLLDPFRSMLSHPGIFSMLVVSFLYAISLGFDKMIVLNSDTIFGSGMVFLLLGSAFSAIHCLKRWRGRLPEHGVENNSSQLGGIRIFSGSRGLLIAGIIIGVLLTLEAMVINAAYLVQIVPYVSAIKRTSILITVLYGTMVIREEEVFRRVAGAVLMLCGVVLILFFP is encoded by the coding sequence ATGTTCTGGGCACTTCTCTCCGGTATCGGCGCCTGTGCCGATGCCGGATATTATATTGTCAATAAAAAGTTCCTCCGGTCCGTAGACCCCGATCTGCTTGCAGCATCGGGATTCTTGTTCACCTCTCTCTTTCTTCTTTCCACCTCCTTCTGCCGCGGCATTCCCCCGCTCGGTCCCGACTTTGCCATGGCGGTCACTGCCACGGTCGCCATCAACATCATCGGCACAACACTCGCGTTTCGTGCCCTGAAGTCCACGGACATCTCGCTTGCGGTCCCGATGCTCTCGTTCACCCCGCTCTTCCTGATCGTGACAGCAGCCGTGATGCTTCACGAGATCCCATCCGTTATCGGCATTGGCGGGATCCTCATCCTGGTCTCCGGCTCGTATGTCCTCAACACGGCCGCTGAACACGAGAGTCTCCTTGACCCGTTCCGTTCCATGCTCTCCCATCCCGGGATCTTCTCCATGCTCGTGGTCTCGTTCCTGTATGCGATCTCTCTCGGTTTTGACAAGATGATCGTGCTGAACTCGGACACGATATTCGGGTCCGGGATGGTTTTCCTCCTTCTGGGGAGTGCGTTTTCTGCAATCCATTGCCTGAAACGGTGGCGTGGCCGTTTGCCGGAACACGGTGTCGAAAACAATAGCTCTCAGTTGGGCGGGATTCGGATCTTCAGCGGGTCACGCGGGTTGCTCATAGCCGGGATCATCATCGGGGTTTTACTGACCCTTGAGGCGATGGTCATCAACGCAGCATATCTTGTCCAGATCGTGCCCTATGTGAGCGCAATCAAACGGACGAGCATCCTGATCACGGTGCTGTACGGGACCATGGTCATCCGCGAGGAAGAGGTGTTCCGGAGAGTGGCGGGTGCAGTCCTGATGCTCTGCGGGGTTGTCCTGATCCTCTTCTTCCCGTGA
- a CDS encoding methyl-accepting chemotaxis protein: MSERPGRKALFSGAGAPPVPAVPAAPVAPATTSTEEIAAHVRQLNEEIASALSSAVAGRRAGPLDAMKFGTEYASLIGAINATFEKLETARTIPEPVVVEKPVPEGISREAEGIITDLKHRLELMVERNPVPMLVSTPSFSITEANDAFLQMSGMRRDDLLNTSLSRFTLISQSGEGAKVALQERRRSFGEVTIDLPSGRHILEQYCIPVVADDGAVTSLLFVYNEVTAQRKKNTEIEQLRHRSETIVQQNPMPIILVDKTFHIRVVNDAYVTLSGMSRSDLLKKTLHDFKVLEQSGEGLKRVITEHHRSKGEVLVEFPSGIKRLQQYGIPITDGSGEITSILIVYNDITEERKKLDEIHALVAEQEKTKAEIQKNMAEVAVLQQRSDTIVRQNPMPMMLMNPEFKIILVNDAYVTMTGVSKDELLRLNARDFKIDSQKGEGLKKVLTEKKRSFGEISIKFPSGAHILEQYGIPILDASGNLSTILCVYNDVTRQREQEKQINRMMDEAKSNAELLTVSASELQTALAKIADGDLTHRVSIDEADPLARLKVDYNSSAGAIQRVLGSLADAVSKLDITIRDTIKSTEEIAKATEQVAISSQKSTDSAKAQLGGVEKISTDITEISASIEQIASTSHDVMSHAEKASREGEEAAGIGKVATGKMQIVEKISKQSVDEITKLNEQMQEISKIVNLITDIANQTNLLALNAAIEAARAGEHGRGFAVVAGEVKNLAGESKKASNQIETLIRSIQAQSEQTAASMQESFEEIKGGIESVNMTVESLNRIVSEASIVSAGVGEITRATEDQAKATNQLMSGIESFRTITSENQQRMEDMAALAEETSASTEEIASASAELSAMAEHCRTEMGQFRVK, translated from the coding sequence TTGTCTGAACGACCTGGAAGGAAAGCATTGTTCAGCGGTGCCGGGGCACCGCCGGTACCGGCAGTACCTGCTGCGCCTGTTGCACCTGCAACCACCTCAACGGAGGAGATCGCAGCCCACGTCCGCCAGCTGAACGAGGAGATAGCATCCGCTCTGTCATCAGCGGTTGCCGGCAGGAGAGCAGGCCCGCTGGATGCGATGAAATTCGGTACGGAATATGCCTCGCTGATCGGCGCGATCAATGCAACGTTCGAAAAGCTGGAGACGGCGCGCACAATTCCGGAACCTGTTGTTGTTGAAAAACCTGTTCCGGAAGGGATAAGCAGGGAGGCTGAAGGCATCATCACGGATCTCAAACACCGCCTTGAACTCATGGTCGAGCGCAACCCGGTGCCGATGCTCGTTTCCACCCCGTCGTTCTCGATCACCGAGGCAAACGATGCGTTTCTCCAGATGAGCGGGATGAGGCGGGACGACCTGTTGAATACGAGCCTGTCGCGTTTTACCCTCATCTCCCAGTCCGGCGAAGGTGCCAAGGTTGCCTTACAAGAGCGGCGCCGTTCATTCGGGGAAGTCACGATCGATCTCCCCTCGGGACGACACATCCTCGAACAGTACTGCATCCCGGTTGTTGCGGACGATGGTGCGGTCACCTCCCTTCTCTTCGTCTATAACGAGGTCACTGCCCAGAGGAAGAAGAATACCGAGATCGAGCAGCTCAGGCACCGTTCGGAGACGATCGTCCAGCAGAACCCGATGCCGATCATCCTTGTCGACAAGACATTCCACATTAGGGTTGTCAACGATGCCTATGTGACCCTCAGCGGGATGTCGCGGAGCGATCTTCTGAAAAAGACGCTCCACGACTTCAAGGTGCTGGAGCAGTCGGGCGAGGGACTGAAGCGTGTCATCACCGAACACCACCGCTCGAAAGGCGAGGTGCTGGTGGAGTTCCCCTCAGGGATTAAGAGGCTCCAGCAGTACGGCATACCTATCACGGATGGTTCCGGTGAGATAACGAGCATCCTCATCGTGTACAACGACATCACGGAAGAGCGCAAAAAACTCGACGAGATTCATGCGCTCGTTGCAGAGCAGGAGAAGACAAAGGCGGAGATCCAGAAGAACATGGCGGAGGTCGCTGTCTTACAGCAGCGTTCCGATACCATTGTCCGGCAGAACCCGATGCCCATGATGCTGATGAACCCGGAGTTCAAAATCATCTTGGTCAACGATGCCTATGTCACAATGACCGGAGTTTCAAAGGATGAACTCCTGCGGCTGAATGCCAGGGACTTCAAGATCGACAGCCAGAAAGGCGAAGGGCTGAAGAAAGTCCTCACCGAGAAGAAACGCAGTTTCGGTGAGATCTCGATAAAATTTCCGTCAGGAGCCCATATCCTCGAACAGTACGGTATACCGATCCTTGATGCAAGCGGCAACCTGTCAACCATCCTGTGCGTGTACAATGATGTCACCCGCCAGCGCGAGCAGGAGAAGCAGATCAACAGGATGATGGACGAGGCAAAGTCCAATGCGGAACTCCTGACAGTCAGCGCATCCGAGCTGCAGACCGCACTTGCAAAGATTGCCGACGGGGATCTCACCCACCGGGTCAGCATTGATGAAGCGGATCCGCTCGCCCGGCTCAAAGTTGATTACAACTCATCAGCCGGTGCCATCCAGAGAGTACTTGGAAGCCTTGCCGATGCGGTCAGCAAGCTCGACATCACGATCCGCGACACCATCAAGAGCACCGAAGAGATTGCAAAAGCCACCGAGCAGGTCGCGATCTCCAGCCAGAAGTCCACCGACAGCGCGAAAGCGCAGCTGGGCGGCGTTGAGAAGATCTCAACCGATATCACCGAGATCTCAGCATCCATCGAGCAGATTGCAAGCACCTCTCACGATGTCATGAGCCATGCCGAGAAAGCCTCAAGGGAGGGAGAAGAAGCTGCAGGTATCGGGAAGGTTGCGACCGGCAAGATGCAGATCGTGGAGAAGATCTCCAAGCAGAGTGTCGATGAGATCACCAAACTCAACGAGCAGATGCAGGAGATCTCCAAGATCGTCAACCTCATCACGGACATCGCCAACCAGACGAACCTGCTGGCCCTCAATGCTGCCATCGAGGCTGCCCGGGCCGGGGAACACGGCAGGGGTTTTGCCGTTGTTGCCGGTGAAGTGAAGAACCTTGCCGGGGAGTCCAAGAAGGCGAGCAACCAGATTGAGACCCTCATCCGCTCAATCCAGGCCCAGAGCGAGCAGACCGCAGCATCGATGCAGGAATCCTTCGAGGAGATCAAGGGCGGTATCGAGAGCGTGAACATGACCGTCGAGTCGTTGAACCGGATTGTTTCCGAGGCCTCGATCGTTTCTGCGGGTGTCGGAGAGATCACGCGGGCCACCGAGGACCAGGCAAAGGCAACAAACCAGCTGATGTCCGGCATCGAGTCATTCCGCACCATCACGAGCGAGAACCAGCAGCGCATGGAGGATATGGCTGCCCTTGCCGAAGAGACCAGTGCTTCCACCGAGGAGATTGCCAGCGCATCAGCCGAACTTTCGGCAATGGCAGAGCACTGCAGGACAGAGATGGGGCAGTTCCGGGTCAAGTGA
- a CDS encoding ParA family protein, producing the protein MLMYERPILLNTLIHRNSIQGDIITVIAFSHHKGGTGKTTSCLNIAGFLVQAGKKVLVIDCDPQANATVGLGFSPKTLGKNIYDVFLSGFEDFPKTGLFEIIQTTPSGIDLAPSSLDLVGADPFLYRMEHRAEILKNAIATVKDRYDFILVDTPPSLGQLVINGLFAADHVIVTLDSGTFALEGVSTLSTIFGDMKEDLGREIIPDMAVVTRWGEQGNPEKPGAEQPDEKDIFSRLRDLFYKKPEPTPEEIRAREEQETEHERLLSIRAEVKRLFRTVYIVPYSPQIYEAQKRGLPISQYAPESAAGSVYKNITEEVMRWS; encoded by the coding sequence ATGTTAATGTACGAACGACCCATCTTATTAAATACTTTAATACACAGAAATTCCATCCAAGGTGATATTATTACCGTAATTGCCTTTTCCCATCATAAGGGCGGTACCGGCAAGACGACAAGCTGTCTGAACATTGCCGGCTTCCTGGTACAGGCCGGGAAAAAGGTGCTTGTTATTGATTGTGACCCCCAGGCAAATGCCACTGTCGGTCTCGGGTTCAGCCCGAAAACCCTTGGGAAGAACATCTATGATGTGTTCTTAAGCGGTTTTGAGGATTTCCCGAAAACGGGTCTTTTTGAGATCATCCAGACAACCCCCTCCGGCATCGATCTTGCGCCTTCCAGCCTCGATCTGGTCGGAGCAGACCCGTTCCTCTACCGCATGGAGCACCGGGCGGAAATCTTAAAGAATGCAATTGCGACGGTGAAAGACCGCTACGATTTCATCCTTGTGGATACGCCCCCGAGTCTGGGACAACTTGTCATCAACGGTCTTTTTGCCGCTGATCATGTTATTGTCACCTTGGATTCCGGAACTTTTGCGCTTGAAGGAGTATCAACGCTCTCGACCATTTTCGGGGACATGAAAGAAGACCTGGGAAGGGAGATTATTCCTGACATGGCTGTAGTGACCCGCTGGGGCGAACAGGGAAACCCTGAAAAGCCCGGCGCCGAACAACCTGATGAGAAGGATATTTTCAGCCGGTTGCGGGATCTTTTTTACAAGAAACCGGAACCAACGCCCGAAGAGATCCGGGCACGGGAAGAACAGGAGACTGAACACGAGCGGCTGCTCTCCATTCGTGCAGAAGTGAAGCGGCTGTTCCGGACTGTGTATATCGTACCGTACTCTCCCCAGATTTACGAGGCGCAGAAGCGGGGACTCCCGATCTCGCAGTATGCGCCGGAGAGTGCTGCCGGTAGTGTTTACAAGAACATCACAGAAGAGGTGATGAGATGGAGTTAG